In one window of Arachis ipaensis cultivar K30076 chromosome B06, Araip1.1, whole genome shotgun sequence DNA:
- the LOC107647471 gene encoding protein SIEVE ELEMENT OCCLUSION B yields MDNIGKLAAMKQQLRGERPMPATALSDDSILVKKIVAEHKPDGLEYDAKPLLHIVEDILRRATLSTEGVSSGALAHVDQVEDVTHHPGYTNMLEALSFKIDRIACEISYKSLAGVDAHSTALAIFDMLQTYEWDVKLVLSLAAFALTYGEFWLLAHMHLTNQLARSMAILKQVPNIMEHVSMLRPRFEALNELVKVILEVARCVIEFNGLPRHYIAQDTTAYNIASNHIPIATYWSVRGIVACATQITSLTTLGFEFMQSTTESWELSTLAHKLKNILEHLRKNLDSCYRQIEKRMDSEAYEMLRELFTTPHIDNMKVLKALISAKDDTLPLYDGATKKRVSLEPYNKPNNPSFKAYKTRTRR; encoded by the exons ATGGATAACATTGGCAAATTGGCTGCTATGAAACAACAGCTGAGAGGCGAAAGGCCCATGCCGGCGACGGCATTGTCTGATGACAGCATTCTGGTGAAGAAAATAGTGGCTGAGCATAAACCTGATGGTCTAGAATATGATGCCAAGCCACTTCTCCATATTGTTGAGGATATTCTTAGACGTGCCACCTTGAGCACTGAAGGTGTTTCCTCG GGTGCGCTTGCGCATGTTGACCAGGTCGAAGATGTGACCCATCACCCTGGCTACACCAACATGCTGGAGGCACTTTCTTTCAAGATTGATCGAATTGCTTGTGAG ATTTCGTACAAGTCTCTTGCGGGTGTAGATGCACACTCTACAGCACTTGCAATATTTGATATGCTTCAAACATATGAGTGGGATGTGAAGTTGGTGCTCTCTCTGGCTGCTTTTGCTCTGACATATGGTGAATTCTGGCTTCTTGCACACATGCATTTAACAAACCAGCTTGCAAGATCCATGGCCATTCTGAAGCAAGTTCCAAACATCATGGAGCATGTAAGCATGCTGCGACCCCGGTTCGAAGCCCTGAATGAACTAGTTAAGGTCATATTGGAGGTGGCAAGGTGTGTCATTGAGTTCAATGGTCTGCCAAGACACTACATTGCTCAAGACACAACAGCATACAACATTGCCTCTAACCATATCCCCATTGCCACCTATTGGAGCGTCAGGGGTATCGTCGCCTGCGCAACTCAGATTACAAGCCTAACTACACTTGGATTTGA GTTCATGCAATCAACTACCGAGTCATGGGAGCTATCTACATTGGCTCACAAGCTTAAGAACATACTTGAACATCTAAGGAAGAATCTGGATAGCTGCTACAGACAGATTG AGAAAAGAATGGACTCTGAAGCTTATGAAATGTTGCGCGAATTATTCACGACACCCCACATTGACAACATGAAGGTTCTCAAGGCTTTGATTTCTGCGAAGGACGATACTCTACCTCTATATGATGGTGCAACCAAGAAAAGG GTTAGCCTGGAACCTTACAACAAGCCAAACAACCCAAGCTTCAAAGCTtacaaaacaagaacaagaagatga